In the Lascolabacillus massiliensis genome, one interval contains:
- a CDS encoding RagB/SusD family nutrient uptake outer membrane protein: MKNILSILFCVALLFSCTDQAINLDQKDAIPYDVAFATADRCELAIIGCYDAAQSGYYPGNNQRRGYPFGAASVEQGDMKGELMVNVQQFFAVTYNGDYNVSSPNGQAHWECTYQMINKINIVIEGLRTAAENGVLTQEEALDGEAEVRFLRALGFHELLVYFALPYAATADASHYGVPISTVPINTIEKVEEAKEAGRATVAETYSQILEDLEFAEQNLAATRSGGLKISRATKGAAIALKARVYQHMGNWSNVIAESNKIVSATAPFTSPIGGYALTAEPEGPFVNNSGNSESIFSIENSALDNATNNGSLSQFYSTVRSLVAVSPIIINADYWLESDLRREQLLKRAQYGSVNAFWSWKYRAGTVMDDWTPVIRYAEVLLNYAEAEARQNGVTQKAVDLLNAVRNRAVTDPELQFTLSSFANVDELMDAILKEREIEFLAEGRRWPDIHRLTYDSKYAIKSKDGKAGIPDKASWGSMKTESYDPASGVVDPEIIKTAGFNFEDRRYIFPIPLSEISSNPKIASQQNAGWN, translated from the coding sequence ATGAAAAATATATTATCTATTTTATTTTGTGTGGCATTGCTTTTCAGCTGTACTGATCAGGCAATTAATCTTGATCAGAAAGATGCTATACCCTATGATGTGGCATTTGCGACAGCCGATAGATGTGAATTAGCTATTATTGGCTGTTATGATGCGGCTCAGAGCGGTTATTACCCGGGTAATAACCAAAGAAGAGGTTATCCATTCGGCGCTGCTTCTGTTGAGCAGGGTGATATGAAGGGTGAACTTATGGTAAATGTACAGCAGTTTTTCGCCGTAACATATAATGGAGATTATAATGTGTCATCTCCAAATGGTCAGGCTCACTGGGAGTGTACTTATCAAATGATAAATAAAATTAATATTGTAATTGAAGGTCTCAGAACTGCTGCAGAAAACGGTGTATTGACACAAGAAGAGGCGTTGGATGGAGAAGCAGAAGTGCGTTTTTTAAGAGCCCTTGGGTTTCATGAACTGTTAGTTTATTTTGCACTTCCTTATGCAGCTACTGCTGATGCTTCGCATTATGGTGTTCCAATCAGTACTGTTCCTATCAATACAATTGAAAAAGTAGAGGAGGCAAAAGAAGCAGGAAGAGCAACAGTGGCTGAAACATATAGTCAGATACTTGAAGATCTTGAATTTGCAGAACAGAATCTTGCAGCAACAAGATCTGGTGGTTTGAAAATATCACGTGCAACCAAAGGTGCTGCCATAGCTTTAAAAGCCAGAGTGTATCAGCATATGGGTAATTGGTCAAATGTAATTGCTGAATCAAATAAGATAGTAAGTGCAACAGCACCTTTCACAAGTCCAATTGGAGGTTATGCATTAACAGCCGAGCCAGAAGGTCCATTTGTTAACAACAGTGGTAACAGTGAGTCAATATTTTCAATTGAAAACAGTGCATTGGATAACGCAACAAATAACGGTTCACTTTCACAATTCTATTCAACAGTGCGCAGTTTGGTTGCCGTAAGTCCTATTATCATTAATGCTGATTATTGGCTTGAAAGCGATCTTAGGCGTGAGCAGCTTTTGAAAAGAGCTCAGTATGGAAGTGTTAATGCATTCTGGTCTTGGAAATACCGTGCAGGTACTGTTATGGATGACTGGACACCGGTAATTCGTTATGCAGAAGTTTTGCTTAATTACGCCGAGGCTGAAGCACGTCAGAACGGAGTTACTCAAAAAGCTGTAGATCTGCTTAATGCAGTACGAAACAGAGCTGTAACAGATCCTGAGTTACAGTTCACACTTTCATCATTTGCAAATGTTGATGAGTTGATGGACGCCATACTTAAGGAGAGAGAAATTGAGTTTCTTGCTGAAGGTAGACGTTGGCCGGATATACATCGTTTAACGTACGACAGCAAATATGCAATTAAAAGTAAGGATGGAAAAGCCGGCATTCCCGATAAAGCTTCATGGGGTAGTATGAAAACAGAATCATATGACCCGGCTTCAGGAGTCGTAGATCCAGAGATAATAAAAACAGCAGGTTTTAATTTCGAGGATAGGAGATATATTTTTCCAATACCACTATCTGAGATATCTTCCAATCCAAAGATTGCAAGTCAACAAAATGCCGGCTGGAATTAA
- a CDS encoding FKBP-type peptidyl-prolyl cis-trans isomerase, protein MDKLSYALGMSMASNLMNSGLKNIDVDSFVKAFTEIMDNKTPSMSPQEANQILQDYFTKQQDEMLNKNLEAGKAFLEENKKREGVVTLPSGLQYEVINEGDGAIPKATDKVKCHYHGTLIDGTVFDSSVQRGQPAVFGVNQVIKGWVEALQLMSVGSKWRLYIPSDLAYGKQGAGGSIEPNTTLIFDVELLGIV, encoded by the coding sequence ATGGACAAATTAAGTTATGCATTGGGTATGAGTATGGCCTCAAACCTAATGAATTCAGGACTCAAAAATATAGATGTTGATTCCTTTGTAAAAGCCTTCACAGAGATCATGGATAACAAAACTCCTTCAATGTCTCCACAAGAAGCAAATCAGATATTACAGGACTATTTCACCAAACAACAAGACGAGATGCTGAATAAGAATCTGGAAGCAGGAAAAGCTTTCCTGGAAGAAAATAAAAAGCGAGAAGGTGTTGTAACATTACCAAGCGGGTTACAATATGAAGTAATTAACGAAGGTGATGGTGCAATTCCCAAAGCTACAGACAAGGTTAAATGCCACTACCATGGTACACTTATTGATGGTACAGTATTTGATAGCTCAGTACAGCGTGGTCAGCCGGCTGTTTTTGGAGTAAATCAGGTCATAAAAGGATGGGTTGAAGCACTTCAGCTTATGTCCGTTGGCTCAAAATGGAGATTATATATTCCTTCAGATCTTGCCTATGGAAAGCAGGGAGCGGGTGGTTCAATTGAGCCAAATACAACTCTGATATTTGACGTGGAATTATTGGGAATTGTATAG
- a CDS encoding FKBP-type peptidyl-prolyl cis-trans isomerase gives MKKTILGTFSALAVLAVMMISCGGASTPKTSLKNSVDSVSYAYGVTMADQGLAQFLEQAGVLLSTSDIEYDYQLRIAAADSTEKAALLAEKAAKIDSINKVNGPRLNEFIKGMKEAISLDEKSPYAHGLSIGVQFSQQLLPQFNSMVYGENSDQKANSDQLLAGLISTLKNQELAINKLDANNLIQTEMEKAQEAQMKRQEEELKEQYQDEIAQGDAFMSENGSREGVVTLPSGLQYEVIKEGKGATPTVSDRVKVHYHGTLIDGSVFDSSVERGEPATFGVTQVIAGWTEALQLMPVGSKWKLYIPYDLAYGSSDRGSIKPFSNLIFEVELLGIE, from the coding sequence ATGAAGAAAACAATTTTAGGCACTTTTAGTGCATTAGCAGTTTTGGCGGTTATGATGATCTCCTGCGGAGGAGCATCTACTCCAAAGACCTCCTTGAAAAATTCTGTTGACAGTGTTTCTTATGCTTATGGAGTTACAATGGCTGATCAGGGATTAGCACAATTTCTTGAGCAGGCTGGTGTTCTTTTAAGTACATCAGACATTGAGTATGATTATCAATTGAGGATCGCTGCGGCAGATTCAACAGAAAAAGCTGCTTTACTTGCAGAGAAGGCAGCAAAAATTGATTCAATTAATAAAGTTAACGGACCAAGATTAAATGAATTCATCAAAGGTATGAAAGAGGCTATTAGTCTTGATGAAAAATCTCCCTATGCACATGGATTAAGTATAGGTGTACAGTTTTCACAGCAGCTTCTGCCACAGTTTAACTCTATGGTCTATGGTGAAAACTCGGATCAAAAAGCAAATAGTGATCAGTTACTTGCTGGTCTGATCTCAACATTGAAGAATCAGGAACTTGCAATCAATAAACTTGATGCAAATAATTTGATACAGACAGAAATGGAGAAAGCTCAGGAAGCACAGATGAAGCGTCAGGAAGAAGAGCTTAAAGAACAGTATCAGGATGAAATTGCTCAGGGTGATGCATTTATGTCGGAAAATGGATCAAGAGAAGGAGTGGTTACTCTGCCTAGCGGATTGCAGTATGAAGTTATTAAAGAAGGAAAAGGTGCAACTCCTACAGTAAGTGATAGAGTTAAAGTGCACTATCATGGAACGTTGATTGATGGAAGCGTTTTCGACAGTAGTGTGGAAAGAGGTGAACCTGCAACTTTCGGAGTAACTCAGGTTATTGCAGGATGGACCGAAGCTCTTCAGCTTATGCCTGTAGGTTCAAAATGGAAACTTTATATTCCTTATGACTTAGCTTACGGTTCTTCGGACAGAGGTTCAATAAAACCTTTCTCAAACCTTATTTTTGAAGTTGAATTATTAGGCATTGAATAA
- a CDS encoding SusC/RagA family TonB-linked outer membrane protein produces MKRKLTMVLALFFIGIGIVVAQTQVRGNVTDASGEPLIGVTIQVKGTTQGTVTDFDGNFSLSAPTGGTLVVSYVGFVTQEVPVSASVNIILHTDTELLDEVIVVAYGTSTRGTFTGSAGVVDSEKLEMRQISNVSNALSGNVAGVQILSNDGQPGSSATVRIRGVGSINAGMDPLYVVDGIPFDGDLSSLNPSDIASMTVLKDAASTALYGARGANGIIMITTKQGKGGSTVNFEARYGVNSRSIKNYDVMTSPKNYIEKSYQAIYNAGVYSLGYDPVRANRYANTTLTKESEGGSGYTIYTVPEGELLVGTNGMLNPNAVLGYSDGEYYYTPDNWANETFSNNPRQEYNLSISGGNDRGNHYISFGYLNDQGIVPNSAFERYSTRFNGDYKVKEWLKVGANMNYNYSNSRFSDENTATSSSGNAFFIANYIAPIYPIYVRNASDQQIKLINGKTAFDYGDGQSTNFSRSFMSIANPAGDLFFNDTNYAMDIFNGSWYAEVSPLEGLTLTARYGLNVNNRKYSDLGNAYMGQSSSYGGTAYQQLNRYYGFNQQYLAHYSYTVDEKNNFDVTVGYDEYSYSNQMLFASGQNLYNPESYYVSNAIDNLRGGGTLNEYATRGIISRLNYSHDNKYFANVAYRRDASSRFHPDNRWGNFWSASAAWMMSDEEFMEGVDWLNMLKLKASFGQQGNDNIGNYYAWLDQFRMTGADGVFADGALIYKGNADLSWETSTSYNIGFDYAMFNNSLTGSLEYFGRRSGDMLYNKPTAGSLGYTSIPMNIGSMTNSGLELDVNWNVVNNRDINWDVYFNATSIKNKINELHPDLEGKMIDGTRIYEEGESMYRMYLVEYGGVNPENGVAQYWATDPDTEERYLTEDYAVAQNYRIATKDLLPKVYGGFGTSITAYGFDAGIQFAYQLGGKIFDSGYQRLMHSGLSGSAGFNWHKDIYNAWTPENTNTDVPRLNANDRYASSTSTRFLTSSNYLSLNSVSLGYTIPVQKLASVDISRIRIYMVAENVGILTSRKGLDPRQSYISATTALYTPIRSVSGGVSLTF; encoded by the coding sequence ATGAAAAGGAAGCTAACTATGGTTTTAGCCCTATTCTTTATTGGAATAGGAATTGTTGTAGCTCAAACACAAGTACGTGGTAATGTGACTGATGCTTCAGGTGAACCACTAATTGGGGTTACAATACAGGTAAAAGGTACTACACAGGGTACTGTTACTGACTTTGATGGCAATTTTTCTCTGTCTGCTCCTACCGGAGGGACATTGGTTGTCTCATATGTTGGTTTTGTTACACAAGAGGTACCTGTGAGTGCTAGTGTTAATATAATCCTTCATACAGATACAGAGTTGCTGGATGAAGTGATTGTCGTTGCCTATGGAACCTCAACCAGGGGTACATTTACAGGTTCTGCCGGAGTTGTTGATTCGGAAAAACTTGAAATGCGTCAGATATCCAACGTTTCTAATGCCCTTTCAGGTAATGTTGCAGGTGTTCAGATTCTGAGCAATGATGGACAACCCGGATCTTCTGCTACAGTACGTATTAGAGGTGTTGGTTCTATCAATGCAGGGATGGATCCACTTTATGTTGTTGATGGTATACCATTTGATGGCGATCTATCATCACTTAACCCATCTGATATTGCGTCTATGACAGTATTGAAAGATGCTGCTTCAACTGCATTATATGGTGCCCGTGGAGCAAATGGTATCATAATGATTACAACAAAACAAGGTAAGGGAGGCTCTACAGTTAATTTTGAAGCAAGATATGGTGTAAACTCACGTTCAATCAAGAACTACGATGTTATGACCAGTCCAAAGAATTATATAGAAAAATCTTATCAGGCTATTTATAATGCCGGTGTATATTCGTTAGGATATGATCCTGTAAGAGCAAACAGATATGCAAATACTACTTTGACAAAAGAAAGTGAAGGAGGATCAGGTTATACAATATATACTGTCCCTGAAGGAGAGCTTCTTGTAGGTACAAATGGTATGCTTAATCCTAACGCAGTATTAGGTTACAGTGATGGGGAGTATTACTATACTCCTGATAACTGGGCTAATGAAACATTTAGCAATAACCCACGTCAGGAATACAATCTATCAATTTCAGGTGGTAATGACAGAGGAAATCACTACATATCTTTTGGATATCTGAACGACCAGGGTATTGTTCCAAATTCAGCCTTTGAAAGATACTCAACACGTTTTAACGGTGATTATAAAGTTAAAGAGTGGCTTAAGGTTGGTGCTAATATGAACTACAACTACTCAAACAGCCGCTTCTCTGATGAAAATACAGCTACCAGCTCTTCTGGTAATGCATTCTTCATTGCAAACTATATTGCACCAATTTATCCAATATATGTAAGAAATGCATCTGATCAGCAGATAAAACTTATAAATGGTAAAACTGCTTTTGATTATGGTGATGGACAAAGTACAAACTTCAGCAGAAGTTTTATGTCAATAGCCAACCCTGCAGGTGACCTGTTTTTTAATGATACCAACTATGCAATGGATATTTTCAATGGTAGCTGGTATGCAGAAGTTTCTCCTCTTGAAGGATTAACATTGACTGCGAGATACGGTCTTAACGTGAACAATCGCAAATACAGCGATCTAGGTAATGCATATATGGGTCAGAGCTCTTCTTACGGAGGTACTGCTTACCAGCAACTAAACAGATATTACGGATTCAACCAGCAATATCTTGCACACTATAGCTATACAGTGGATGAGAAAAACAACTTTGACGTGACAGTTGGTTATGATGAGTATTCTTACAGTAACCAAATGCTTTTCGCTTCAGGTCAGAATCTATATAACCCAGAAAGTTATTATGTAAGCAATGCTATTGATAACTTGAGAGGTGGTGGTACACTTAATGAATATGCAACCCGTGGTATTATTTCACGTTTGAACTATTCACATGATAATAAATATTTCGCTAACGTAGCATACAGAAGAGACGCATCATCTCGCTTCCATCCAGATAACAGATGGGGTAACTTCTGGTCAGCAAGTGCTGCCTGGATGATGAGTGATGAAGAATTCATGGAAGGAGTTGACTGGTTGAATATGCTAAAGCTTAAAGCATCATTTGGTCAGCAGGGTAACGATAATATTGGTAACTACTATGCATGGTTAGACCAGTTTAGAATGACAGGTGCTGACGGTGTATTTGCTGATGGTGCACTTATATATAAAGGGAATGCAGATCTTTCATGGGAAACTTCAACTTCCTATAATATCGGTTTCGACTATGCAATGTTTAATAATTCATTGACTGGTAGTTTAGAGTATTTCGGAAGAAGATCAGGCGATATGTTATACAACAAGCCAACAGCAGGTAGTTTGGGTTACACATCAATCCCAATGAATATTGGTTCAATGACCAACTCCGGTTTAGAATTAGATGTTAACTGGAATGTTGTTAATAATCGTGATATAAACTGGGATGTATACTTTAATGCAACTTCAATTAAAAACAAAATTAATGAATTGCATCCCGACCTTGAAGGAAAGATGATTGACGGAACACGTATCTATGAAGAAGGTGAGTCAATGTATCGTATGTACCTTGTTGAATATGGTGGTGTTAATCCAGAAAATGGGGTTGCACAATATTGGGCTACAGATCCTGATACAGAAGAGAGATATCTTACAGAGGACTATGCAGTTGCTCAGAATTACAGAATTGCAACAAAAGACCTTCTTCCAAAAGTATATGGAGGTTTTGGTACTTCAATTACTGCTTATGGATTTGATGCTGGTATTCAGTTCGCATATCAGCTAGGTGGTAAGATTTTTGATAGTGGTTACCAGAGATTAATGCATAGTGGTCTTTCAGGCAGCGCCGGCTTCAACTGGCATAAAGATATTTACAATGCCTGGACTCCAGAGAACACTAATACTGATGTTCCGAGACTTAACGCTAATGACAGATATGCCAGCTCAACATCAACACGTTTCTTGACGAGCTCAAACTATCTGAGTCTTAACAGTGTAAGCTTAGGATACACTATTCCTGTTCAGAAATTAGCATCTGTAGATATTAGCAGAATTAGAATTTATATGGTTGCAGAAAATGTTGGAATCTTAACAAGCAGAAAAGGATTAGACCCAAGACAGAGTTATATTTCAGCTACAACTGCATTATATACTCCTATACGTTCAGTATCCGGTGGTGTTAGTTTAACATTTTAA
- a CDS encoding SIR2 family NAD-dependent protein deacylase, giving the protein MKKRLVVLTGAGMSAESGISTFRDSGGLWDKYPVEQVATPEGFRANPELVLNFYNIRRRELLSVKPNEGHYGLVDLEKHFEVNIITQNIDNLHEQAGSSSVIHLHGELMKSRSTADESLVYDIDPEKCEILLGDTCEKGSQLRPHIVWFGEMVPMMSVAEEITRKADIFVIIGTSMNVYPAAGLLHDVKYDTPVYLIDPKDVNTGRRDIHHIRMGASEGVKELKKILLT; this is encoded by the coding sequence ATGAAAAAGAGATTGGTGGTTCTAACTGGTGCAGGTATGAGCGCAGAAAGTGGTATCTCTACTTTCAGAGATTCTGGGGGACTGTGGGATAAATATCCAGTGGAACAGGTTGCAACTCCCGAAGGTTTCAGGGCAAATCCTGAATTGGTACTTAACTTTTATAATATCAGGAGACGTGAACTTCTTTCTGTGAAACCTAATGAGGGACATTATGGACTGGTGGACCTGGAAAAACATTTTGAAGTTAATATTATTACTCAAAACATTGATAATCTGCATGAACAGGCAGGTAGCTCATCTGTTATTCATCTTCATGGCGAATTGATGAAATCACGGTCTACGGCTGATGAGTCGCTAGTCTATGATATTGACCCTGAAAAATGTGAAATTCTTTTAGGTGATACATGCGAGAAGGGTTCTCAGTTACGTCCTCACATAGTTTGGTTTGGAGAGATGGTCCCTATGATGTCAGTCGCTGAAGAAATCACCCGTAAAGCTGATATATTTGTAATTATTGGCACTTCAATGAATGTTTATCCGGCAGCCGGTCTGCTTCATGACGTAAAGTATGACACCCCTGTTTATCTTATTGACCCTAAAGATGTAAATACCGGAAGAAGAGACATACATCATATCAGAATGGGAGCTTCAGAAGGTGTGAAGGAATTAAAGAAAATTCTGTTAACATAA
- a CDS encoding SusC/RagA family TonB-linked outer membrane protein, with amino-acid sequence MKRKLILFFTLLFTGVGILMAQTQVRGIVVDESGEPVIGATILIKGTYQGTVTDIDGNFTLTAPVGGTLVVSYVGYITEEVAVSSQVRVVLTSDTEQLDEVVVVGYGTQRKRDVTSSISQIRGDDLASKASPSFMQQMAGRASGVQVISPSGDVTQAPRVIIRGVGTISSSNAPLYVINGVPVTSGNVGYSYSNNNALADINPSDIESFEILKDGAATAIYGSRAANGVVLITTKQGKQGAAKISYDSWMGWSKAAKLYDLLNAEEFVTIANEKYTNAGGNPQANMDERGTDVNWYDHVFRTGFQHSHTVSISGASPQTQYFMSAGFTDQKGLAINNSYNRYTFYARAEHKFLKDYLSAGFSLNASNQVNAGPVKGTNSISDNMYASSRMLPNVAVYNPDDPTGYNIDPSDRKSLAKGPNLRTIENTIPNIVWVLKNNRQSNISYRLLPTANIDIKPVSWLTYRMLVGADVNLIDDSYVWKPESGDGFGYKGLINRSSIKRQRWNFQNILSFNKSFGSHNLDATAVAEWTNYTYNRFTAGARDFSDPFFVDEIISDTYVTQSSGGSVTTNGLASYIFRANYNYKSMLYIGGSVRRDGISNLHRDNRWGTFYGGSAAFRISAMNFWSESPINDVISDLRIRGSFAEVGNDRLSGDFMFQDIFAGQKYGDQAGIAYYQAGNPALRWEKQKILDFGFDAGFMHNRFNLVFAYWQKDNSDIVLDVPTPPSLGIPWNEIAQNYGQIENSGIELEVGGNIIQRSDFIWKTAFNFSTQKSKVVTLVNDIPYEHYILREGESVNALWGYKYAGVNMSNGNPMYYKKDGSIVQGNITDSRYYAYNPSNPTDLSQTDNLVEEDKFILGNSLPSWFGGWDNTFTIENFDFNIFFRFSGGNKIANVTRRDMLDQGFTNSSKEILNRWQSVENPGNGDVPKLWYGKGAFINRTGEGMSRWIEDGDFLKLQNLAVGYNVPQEICKQLWVERVRVYVQGQNLATFTKYTGLDPEGYTVVPGVDWNGNPQQRTVVFGLNIGF; translated from the coding sequence ATGAAAAGAAAGCTTATTTTGTTTTTTACCCTGCTCTTTACAGGGGTGGGGATTCTGATGGCTCAGACACAAGTTCGAGGAATCGTTGTGGATGAATCAGGTGAACCGGTTATAGGAGCCACCATATTAATTAAAGGCACCTATCAGGGAACAGTTACTGATATAGATGGTAATTTTACGCTGACCGCACCAGTCGGAGGTACTCTCGTGGTTTCTTATGTAGGATACATAACAGAAGAAGTTGCTGTGAGTTCCCAGGTAAGAGTTGTGTTAACAAGTGATACGGAGCAGCTGGATGAGGTTGTTGTTGTTGGTTATGGTACACAAAGAAAAAGAGATGTTACCAGTTCCATTTCTCAAATCAGAGGAGATGATTTAGCTTCAAAAGCATCTCCAAGCTTTATGCAGCAAATGGCAGGTAGAGCTTCTGGTGTACAGGTTATTTCACCTTCAGGCGATGTTACTCAAGCACCAAGAGTAATAATCAGAGGCGTGGGAACAATCTCCTCATCAAATGCACCTCTCTATGTAATTAATGGAGTTCCCGTAACTTCAGGTAACGTAGGCTACTCTTATTCTAATAATAATGCTCTTGCAGACATCAACCCTTCGGATATCGAATCTTTCGAGATTTTAAAAGATGGAGCTGCAACAGCTATCTATGGTTCACGTGCTGCTAATGGTGTTGTTTTGATTACTACAAAACAGGGAAAACAGGGTGCAGCAAAAATATCTTATGACTCTTGGATGGGCTGGTCAAAAGCTGCAAAGCTTTACGATCTGCTAAACGCCGAGGAATTTGTTACTATTGCAAATGAAAAGTATACAAATGCCGGAGGAAATCCTCAGGCTAATATGGATGAAAGAGGTACAGACGTAAACTGGTATGATCATGTTTTCAGAACAGGATTCCAGCATAGTCATACTGTATCAATATCAGGTGCTTCCCCACAGACACAATACTTTATGTCTGCAGGGTTTACAGATCAGAAAGGTCTTGCAATTAACAATAGTTATAACAGGTACACCTTTTATGCAAGAGCTGAACATAAATTCCTGAAAGATTATCTTTCTGCAGGATTTTCTCTTAATGCATCCAATCAGGTAAATGCAGGTCCTGTTAAAGGTACAAACTCAATTAGTGACAATATGTATGCAAGTTCAAGGATGTTGCCAAACGTGGCAGTTTACAATCCTGATGACCCAACCGGATACAACATAGATCCTTCCGATCGTAAGTCACTCGCAAAGGGTCCAAACCTGCGTACAATCGAAAATACTATTCCAAATATAGTATGGGTATTGAAGAATAACAGACAATCAAATATCTCGTACAGGTTGCTTCCAACTGCAAATATTGATATAAAGCCTGTAAGCTGGCTTACATATAGAATGCTTGTAGGTGCTGATGTAAATTTAATTGACGATAGCTATGTTTGGAAACCAGAGTCGGGAGATGGTTTTGGTTATAAGGGACTTATAAACAGATCTTCTATAAAGAGACAGCGCTGGAATTTCCAGAATATTTTAAGTTTCAACAAATCATTTGGATCTCACAATTTAGATGCAACGGCAGTTGCTGAGTGGACAAATTATACATATAATCGTTTCACTGCGGGAGCTCGTGATTTTTCTGATCCATTCTTTGTAGATGAGATTATTTCTGACACATATGTAACCCAGAGTTCAGGAGGTAGTGTTACTACAAACGGTTTGGCTTCATATATTTTCCGTGCAAATTACAATTACAAAAGCATGCTCTATATTGGCGGATCTGTTCGTCGTGATGGTATTTCAAATCTGCACAGAGATAATCGCTGGGGTACATTCTATGGAGGATCTGCTGCATTCAGAATTTCAGCAATGAATTTCTGGAGCGAAAGCCCAATAAACGATGTTATTAGTGATCTGCGCATAAGAGGTAGTTTTGCAGAAGTTGGAAATGACAGACTTTCGGGCGACTTCATGTTCCAGGATATTTTCGCTGGTCAAAAATATGGAGATCAGGCAGGTATTGCATATTATCAGGCAGGTAATCCTGCACTGAGATGGGAAAAGCAAAAAATACTTGACTTTGGTTTTGATGCCGGTTTTATGCATAACAGATTTAACCTGGTTTTTGCTTATTGGCAAAAAGACAACAGTGACATTGTTTTAGATGTTCCTACTCCTCCATCATTGGGTATTCCATGGAATGAAATTGCACAAAACTATGGTCAAATAGAAAATAGTGGCATAGAGTTAGAAGTAGGAGGTAATATAATTCAGAGAAGCGATTTTATCTGGAAAACTGCTTTCAATTTTTCAACACAGAAAAGCAAAGTTGTAACATTAGTGAATGATATACCTTATGAACACTATATACTTCGTGAGGGTGAATCGGTGAATGCTTTATGGGGTTATAAATATGCAGGGGTAAATATGAGTAATGGTAACCCCATGTATTACAAAAAGGATGGATCAATAGTTCAGGGTAATATAACTGATTCAAGATATTATGCCTATAATCCAAGTAATCCGACAGATTTAAGTCAAACTGATAACCTGGTTGAAGAGGATAAGTTTATACTTGGCAATTCACTTCCATCATGGTTTGGTGGATGGGACAATACATTTACCATTGAAAATTTCGATTTCAATATTTTCTTCCGCTTTTCAGGAGGTAACAAAATTGCTAATGTTACTCGCAGAGATATGCTAGATCAAGGCTTCACAAACAGCAGTAAAGAAATATTGAACAGATGGCAAAGTGTAGAGAATCCGGGTAATGGAGATGTTCCAAAATTGTGGTACGGAAAAGGAGCATTCATTAACAGAACAGGTGAAGGTATGTCACGATGGATCGAAGATGGGGATTTTCTTAAACTTCAGAACCTGGCAGTTGGATATAACGTACCTCAGGAAATATGCAAACAGCTTTGGGTTGAGAGAGTTAGAGTTTATGTACAGGGTCAGAATTTAGCAACTTTCACAAAATACACAGGTTTAGATCCTGAAGGTTATACTGTTGTTCCGGGAGTTGACTGGAATGGTAATCCTCAGCAAAGAACTGTAGTCTTTGGCTTGAATATTGGTTTTTAA